GGAAGAAGATCTGCAAAAGAAAGAAGTTAAGGAACAACTGGAGAAAGAGCGGTACGAACTGCTGGGGCGTCTGCAGGACTCGCTTGAACTGCCAATGGTGGTGCTGGGCTTTGTCTGGCTCGTGCTGCTGGTGGTGGAACTGCTCTGGGGGCTTGGCTCCGTGCTGCAACTCATCAGCAACATTATCTGGGTGCTGTTTATACTTGACTTCATCGTGAAGTTTATACTTGCCCCGCAAAAGCTGCTTTTCCTGAGGCACAATATCCTCACCACTATTTCGCTGGCGGTACCCGCGCTTCGGCTTTTCCGGATAACCCGTGCTTTTCGCCTCATCAGTACCGTGCGCGCCACCCGTGGGCTGCGGCTCGTAAAGGTGGTGGGCTCTATAAACCGGGGCATGCGCAGCCTCGGCAAAGCCATGAAGCGCCGCGCCTTTGGCTATGTGCTGGCGCTTACGCTGGTGGTGATCGTGGCCGGGGCGGCCGGTATGTATACCCTGGAGCAGGAGCATGGCCTTAAAACCTATGGCGAGGCCCTGTGGTGGACCGTCATGCTGCTGACGTCCATCGGCAGCGACTATTTCCCGGTTACGCCGGAGGGGCGGGTACTGTGCCTGCTGCTGGCCATTTACGGGTTTGCCGTTTTCGGCTACTTTACCGCCACCATCGCCACCTTCTTTATAGACAGCGATGCCGGAAGCGAGGAATCGGAAGTGGTGGGCGCCACGCAGGTAAAAGCCCTGCAGCAGGAGGTGCTTCTGCTGCGGCAGGAGTTACAGGCGTTCCTTCAGCAACAGCAAAACGCTGCGCCGCCCGCTCCCCCAACCAAACCACCGGAAGTATAAGCAAGACTTTGGCTCCTGCCGGATTATGCTTATTTTAGGCTTCCTGATAAAACTTAATGCGATGATAACTCAAGACGAAGCCAAGGCTATCCTGCAAAGTATGACCAAGGGCGAAAGCCTGTTGCGGCATGCACGCACAGTGGAACTGGTGATGCGGGCCTATGCCGAAAAGCTGGGGCAGGATGTGGAGCAGTGGGGCATAACCGGCCTGCTGCACGATGCCGATTACGAAGCATACCCCGACCAGCACCCAAACGTGATCGTGAAAATGATGCGGGAGCGAGGAGAGGAAGACATAGCCCACGCCATATCGGCGCACTACACCAAATGGGGCGTGCCTTACAACAACCTGCTCGATAGAGCGCTACTTGCCTGCGACGAACTAACGGGTTTCATTGTGGCCTGCGCCCAAGTAAGACCTGCCCGTCTGGAGGGGCTGGAGGTGAAATCAGTGGTGAAGAAGCTGGGGCAGAAAAGCTTTGCCGCCTCTGTAGACCGAGACGAGGTACGGATTGGAGCCGAAAAGTTCGAAGTGGACATGAAAGAGCACATCGGCTTTATCATCGGGGTACTGCAGCAGCACCAGGAGGAGCTACAACTGCAGCCGCAAATCACACCGGCCTGACTTCAAGTGTAAAGTAGCCTGAAGCAGAAAAGCAAAGCCAGCTCCTCGTACAGGGGCTGGCTTTGTTTATGACTGGCTGTACTCCCGCAGAATCTCAAATGCCTCCTTGTCGTTCCCGGCCTCTACCACTTCATCTATTACGAACTGCACTTCCTGGTCAGTCCAGTTTTCCTTTTCAGCCGCTTTCACAAACACATCCAATGCCGCGAAACGGGAGCCCTGTGTGGGGAGGGTGGCTTTTAGTTTTTTTCTGATGCGCATAGATTATACTTTGCACAAAGGTAAAAATCCTGCCGATATGTGCAGCAGGCTTTCTTGCTGAATGTGAGCTATAAGGGTGTCTTTTGCCCCTGATGTGGCTTTCCTGACCAACCGCTTTGTGCCAAGGCCTACTAACCCTACAACCGACCCGCCGTTTTACAGGGTATACACGCACCAAAACCAGCCGCTATGGAAAAAGAACTTTTTGCCTTTGATGATTTGAAAATGCTGGATGACCTGACGATCATGCCGTACTTTATTCCGGTGATCGTGCTGTCGGTGGTGGGGGAGTGGGCCTATGGCGTGTACAGGAAGCGGAATACCTACCACAACAAAGAATTTGCGGCTGCCCTCACCATTGGCGCTGTAAATACCCTGCTTGGTGCCGCCCTCAAAGTATGGATCTTCGCCTCGGCAATGCTGCTCTACAACATGGTGCCCTGGGCCATTCCGAGGGGCTGGCTTTCATTTGTGGTGTGCTTTGTGGCCATGGATTTCTGCCGTTACTGGGCGCACCGGGTGGCGCACGAGCAGCGTTTTTGGTGGGCAACCCACGTGACGCACCACTCCTCTGAGCGCATGAATTTCTCCGTCTCCTTCCGCACCGGCTGGACGCAGCATATCAAGTTCATCTTTTTCCTGCCGGTGCCGCTATTGGGCATCGACCCGTTCACAGTTTTTATCTGTCATCAGCTCATCGTGCTGTACCAGTTCTTTGTGCACACCGAGCTTGTGCGCCGTATGCCCTGGTTTATTGAGTATGTGTTCGTAACGCCCTCGCACCACCGCGTGCACCACGGCTCCAACCCCGGTTACATCGACAAAAACTACGGCTCTACCTTCATTATTTGGGACAGGATGTACGGGACTTTTGCACCGGAGCGCGAGCAGGTAACCTACGGCATCACTAAACCCATCACTTCGTTTAATCCGCTGTACCTGGTTTTTCATGAGTGGGTGGATATCTGGCACGATATGAAGCACGCCAAATCAGCAAAAGAAATAGTTCAGTTACTGTTTAAGCCTCCGGGGGCGGTGGTAACGGAGCATCAACGGCAAAGCCTGCAACAGGAACCAAGGCAGCGGAATGAAGCGGTGGAGCTTGAGAACGGGCAGCAGCAGCCAACTTTCTCAGAATCTAGTGCAGTTAAAGCCCTATAGCATGCAGAAGTAAATTCTAAGTATAGAGGTAGCAACCTTAAACTTTCCATAAAAGAAAAAACGCAGGGTTTTAAGGCCCTGCGTTTTTTCTTTTATGCTATTGATCTTTAATAGCTTTCCTGGTAACGGGCACTTTGGCTCGTGCTTGGGTTACTTTGTGCCTCCTTCGGCACGCCCATTTTCTCTTCGCGGCGCTGCTGGTACTGCTGGAACTGCTGCGGTGTCAGCACATCCTTCAGCTGCGAAAGCCGTGTGGTGCTGATGGTTTCCATCTGGCGCACCAGTCGGCCCGGGTTGCTTTTATGTTTTGCTTTGGCTGCCTCGGCGTGTTGCAGGCTTGTCAGGTTAATCACATACACCTTTTTTGTCTGTTCAGGCGTCAGGCGCAGGTTTTTCGTGAAACTGGCTGTCATGGCCTCGGCTTGCTGCTCGAGCGTAAGCTTGGCTTGTACTACCTTTTCCTGTTGCTGTTTGGCAGGAGCCTGGGCAAAAGCAGTGGCGGCGGCGGAAGTCAGAAGTATGGCGAAAGCTACTTTTTTCATGTCGTATAATTTATCTCCAGTGCTACCCGGCAATTATTGTTCCTAATTTAAGCAAGACCTTAAAAACAAGGCGGCTCCAGCGATAGTTTCGTTTAGCTCTCGTTGTTGAAGTATACTTTGTAAAAGTGCATATTGCGCTCCTTGTCAAACCCCCGCTCCACAAACTGCTCGCTCTGCTCAGGGTTATAGCCGCTAAATTTGATTTCAATCTGCGTGTCGAGTTTGATAAAATTGCGAAATTTGCGCTTCATGTTGCGCACCGTATTCTTGTTGATGGCAAAGTCGGTGAACCCTTCGATATCGCGCTCCTCGGCAAAGGTGGTGCTGTAGTGCATGAACCTTTCCTTCGTCTCCGGCTCGTCAATCACGCTGGAGGTAAACTCCTCCAGGTCAAAGGTCTCGCTTTTTGAGAAGTAGTCCACCGAGCGGCTGATAAACTCCACCTGCGCCTTTTTGCTGTCGGTGCGGGCAAACACCTCCTCCGAAAAATCCTTGCACAGATTCATAACGGTCTTGGTGTTGTAGTTGGTATCCTTCAGCTCCGTCACATTCAGGAAGTCCTCGCGCCAGAAAGCTGCGTCATAGCCATTCACGTCTACCATTTTAACCCGAAACCCGTCTTCTGCCTCGGTATTGTAGATCATGCAGCCCTTGTCCACGCCTTTCAGATTCACGCCGAAGTGGTAGTTCACCCTTAAATCGTCTTCCTCATCCTGAATGGTAAGGAAGGTGTCCCTGTTCTCGGATTTAAAGATGCCGATGGCTTCCACCACGTCGTCCTCCATCACGCAGTTGTCAAAATGCACCACGTACAGCTCACCGCTCTTTACTTTTGGGTGGTCTGACTGCTCGTACAGGTGGTTGAGGATGTGCACGGAATACTCCTGGAATTTCTGCGGCTCGTTGAAAATCAGTGCTGCATAGGCAAACATCTCGTTCAGGGCCAGATCCGAAGTATGGGTGAAGCGGAAAAACTCCTCCTGCTTAAACGGCGACAGAAAGTAATTCACCAGCAGGTCGTACAGCTGCTCATCGCGCAGGTCTACCAACTCCTTCGAGGCTATCACGCCCTCGTCCTTCGATTTATTTCCTACCCGGTGCACGGCAAGCCTTTTCAGGCGCACCTGTGATCTGTCTTTCATTTTATTCTCGGCTTCTGTTTAGAGGGCAAAGCTAAGAATTTAGCCGTGCAATGCCCGCCCCGAATGTAATTGTCAACTCAAAAATTTAAGTATAATGGTAGTTGTATTAACTGTATTTAAAATTTGTTTGTCATTTATTGTTCTGACTTTCAATTATATATAATAATGTAGTTGCGCCTATGTTTAACAAAAGTTCCTTTTCTGGCACGGTTTTTCCAATCTGGCCTATCAAGCAGCGCAGCTTGATTTAATTAGGGATTAACATAGAAGAGCATACTACCATGAAAAAGATTTTTTTACTTATAGCTGTCGTAATTGGCTTCGCAGCAGCCAGCGCAAATGCACAGCAACGCACAGTGCGCTACGGAAATCAAAATACCACCTATAACGCGCCCACCAGCAAGATCGGCTTTGGAATAAGAGCCGGCGTTAACCTTTCGGATTGGGACGGCGAAACAATGCAAAGCGTGCAGGATCTGGTGGATATGACCAATGGCACCGTTACCCAGCAAATGCGCACCGGCTTTCATGCGGGAGGTTATTTAAGTATACCGGTGGCACCAGGCTTTGAAATTGAGCCGGGACTGCAGTACTCACAGAAAGGTACTGTGCTGACAGGTAAAATCCCGGTGGAACAGGTGGAGTTCCTGAACACCAACGTAACGTTGACCAACAAAGCTGAGTACCTGGACCTGCCGATTTTAGCGAAAGTATACGTAGGCGAAGGCTTCCATATTTATGCCGGTCCGCAGGTGTCTTACCTGCTGTCAAACAAGATCAAAGCCGAGGCGGGTGCCTTAGGATTTAAGGCGTTGAACCAGGAGTGGGACATGAAAAGCGGTTTCCGGGAAGTAGATCTGGCGGTAACCGGCGGTTTGGGATATAAATTCGCCAGCGGCTTCAATGTGAGTGCAGGCTACGATTACGGCGTGAACTCCATCGACAAGAACGGTAGCTTCGATACGTACAACCGTGTGATCAAAGCATCAGTAGGCTTCACGTTCTAAGATTTTAAATTTTTAAAGTGTTTTGTGTTTAGGCATTGGGCTACTGCATTGCGGTAGCCCGAATGCGTTTTAAAAAGTGAAGGCCCCTATAATTCTTTAGGGGCCTTCACTTTTATTCTAGTCACTGAAATCTATGATTTCTGGCTCTTGTAAGGGAATTTCTTAGAAGAGTTGCGCATCAGCGCATTAGAAAGTGACTGTCTGCTGCTGCCTATACTTCCGGATGCCACGTAATCATATTTCCACATCAGGTCTCCCTTGGCTCCCTCATGTATGGTGATGGTGGTATTCACCGTGTTTGTTGGTCCCCAGGCACCTACCAAAAGGCCAACTGCAATTGCAGCGCCATCAGACATAGGCTTTGACATGGTTGCGTTACCCGATACGATGGCATCTACACCCAGTAGCTGGCAAATCTCGTCTTTAGATGACTTGCGCAGATCCTCATAGGTGATGCCGGCATCTGCAAGGATAGCATTCGTTTTATGTACATCCTGAAAAGTAACCGTGTAACGGTCCTTGCTCATTTGCTTCAGAAAGTAGCCGTATACATCGCTCTGCAAGCCATAGCCGTAATCACGCTGCTGCTCCTGGAGCATTTCAGCCGTCACGCCTTTAGGAAGTTTTCTGGCTTCAATCAATACATCGAAAGGCATGATAGCCACTACTTTGTGGTTCTTACTTTCCTCTTTGAATGAGGAGGCTTGGTAAATTTCTGGTCCGCAGCTGGTGAAGGCAACGCAAAGCATGACGAAGAGAAGAAGTTTTTTCATTGCAGTAAAAAGTTTAAAGGTTTGGTTTCATCTAGGGCATAACCTGACACTTCAGTAATCAGCGCTTTGCAAAAAAATGCTTGTGACGAAGCCTCCAAAGCAGGAAAATAAAGTAGCCATTTTAAGAGCCAAATATATACTAATATTCGGTCTTATAGTATGACTTTAAAAATATTTATTTTTATGGATGTTTTACCTCTTGTGAGAAGGTAACTAATTGACTAACTACCGGTTGAGGAAGTATAGTTCGGCGGCAGGTACGTTTGGGAATGGTTGTTAAAGTGGGATAATAGCTACTGCGCATAACATTAATATGGTGCTGTGTTATGAACGCACAACCTGTAGCCTTGTCCGTGAATGTTGATGATCTCTACTGCTGCATCCTCTTTCAGATACTTCCGGAGCTTGGCGATGTACACATCCATGCTTCGGGCGGTAAAGTAGCTGTCCTCATGCCAAATCTGGTGCAGGGCTTCTTCGCGTGGCAACACGTCGTTCAGGTGCAGGCAAAGCATGTGCAACAGCTCCGCTTCTTTCGGAGATAATTTCTGTTCGTGGCCCTGGCGTGCCAAAATGCGCAGTTTGGGCCGGAAAAGATACTGGCCAATTCTAAATTCGGAAGTTGCTGGCTTGCTGTTGGCGTTGTTGGCGCTGCGGTTCAGGATGGCGTGTATCTTACACAGCAGCACTTCAGAATCGAACGGTTTGGTAATGTAATCATCTGCGCCAATCTTAAAGCCCTCCAGCATGTCCTCTTTCAGCGTTTTGGCCGTCAGGAAAATGAGCGGAACGTTGGGGTTCAGCTTTTTTATCTCGCGGGCAAGCGTAAAACCATCCTTCTCCGGCATCATCACATCCAGAATGCATAGGTCGAAGGTGCCTTTGCGGAAGGCCGCGTTCCCCTTGCAGCCGTCGTTGCACAGCGTCACGTCGTAATCGTGCAGTTCGAGGTAGTCGCGCAACACAATGCCGAAGTTCGGGTCATCCTCCGCCAGCAGTATTTTTACCTTCAGTTCGGCCATGGGGTTTTAATTTTGAGTAACTGAATGATTGAGTAACTGAATGTTGAATAGTTTTTATAATGTCAGCGAGTGATACATCAAATTCAATTATGCAAAATTCAGGCATTCAGTATTAAGCAAATGGCAGGAATATCTCAAAGCGGCTACCTTTTCCTAATTCGCTTCTTAGTTTGATTTCGCCGTGATGCGCTTGCACAATTGCCTTTACATAACTGAGTCCAAGGCCGAATCCCTTCACGTTGTGCAGGTTACCGGTGGGCACCCGGTAAAACTTTTCGAATACCCGCTGTTGCGTGTCCTTGCTCATGCCAATGCCCTTGTCTTCCACTGCAATGAGCAGTCCCTCCGGTACATTTCGGGTAACAAGGCAAATATCCGGAGAAGCTGGGGAGTACTTATTCGCATTGTCGAGCAGGTTGCAGATTACGTTGTAAAGATGCACCTCATCTAGGCGCAGTTCGTGCTGCAGGGCATCCAACTGCATCGTAATCTGTCCCAGACGCTGCGCCACCTGCAGTTGTATACTCTCCACGGCTTTACGAGCGAGGGCATGCACATCCACCGGCTGCAGGTTCATCCGGAATTCATTTTTCTCCAGTTGGGCTATCTGCAGCACGTTTTCCACCTGGGCATTCATCCGCTTGTTCTCTTCCCGGATAATGCCGGTATAGTATTTTATCTTTTCGGGCTGCTCAAATACTTTGGGGTTAGCAATGGCGTCTGTTGCCAGGGAAATGGTGGCGATGGGCGTTTTGAACTCATGCGTCATGTTGTTGATGAAGTCATTCTTCATCTCCGACAGCTTTTTCTGTTTATAAATAATGTGTATGGTGGTGCCAAACGTAGCGATGATAACGCCGGTAAACAGCACAGATAAGGCAAGCATGCCCCACAGCCCCTTCAGTGCATAGGCTTTACTGTTCGGGAAGTACAGGCCCAGGTAATCAGATTTCTCAAAAATATCATTCGGGAAAAGACTCGCCTCATACTTGGGGAGCGACAGGTCCTGGACGGCGTTCACCTGGTGCATCGCCACGGTATCGCTTCCGCCGGAAACCACCCAATAGCCAAAGTCGAGTGCAATACCCTGTTGCTGCAGCTCTGCTTTCAGCAGCGCCTGCAGGTTATGGAGGTTCAGGCGCTCCTGCAGGGGGGTATCCTTCGCCACGTACTCCACCACCATCTGCTGCACCACATCGTTCAGCTTATCTTTCTTCACCTCAATTTTCTCAATGTTAGCAGGGCGTATGGTGCTGGCAGGCGCGTGAGCCGCAGCAACTTGCTTTGCCGGCTTAACAGATGTTGGCGCAGGAAGGCTTACCGCATTATGTATAGGCTTTCCCGCTGCCGTGCTAAATGTTTCGCGCCAGCTCGGGCTGCTTCCGGTAGCCTGTGGTGTCGTGGTGCGTTTGAAGAAATGCTGCGTTGCCTTATCCTTCTGCAAAATAAAGATGCTGTCGTTGCGCACGGTTATACTTGAGATGTCACCAGGTTGAAAGGAAACAGGCAGCTCCTGCAGCGCTTTCATCTCGTTCAGCTTCAGCGCCAGGTGGCGCAGCGTATCTACCGAAACAGCGACCGGCTGGTTTTGCAGACGGTAAACAGTGGTTGCCGCATCAGGTATCTGCTTGAACTGCACAATGTCCTTTCGCTTGTACTGAGGGTCTTCAGAGGCACTTTTTTGCTTCAGGTACACCCGTCCCTCACGCAAGAAGGCCACATGTGTTGTATCCGGAGGAGTGATGGTCATGCGGAAGTTGGACGGCGGCAAAGAATCATAAGCCTTACCGATGGTCACCGTGGTTGCACTATCCACCTGCCACCTGTACAGGCGGCTTTTGCCAGGAATCGAATCAGCTGTTCCTACCATTCCCTTTATCCCGGCTCGCGGAGCGCTGCCTATAGAGGCGGCGGAAGCGACCGTATACCTTGGCTGCTCTTTTCCTGCGGCACCTTTTACTTTGGCTTCCTTTTCCTTTGCTTTTCCTGCAGCGGCTACGGGCTCAAGTTGATAAATTTCAACGGGGGCAGGATTGGAAGCAGCTGTTGTTGCTGTTGCAGCCGGGCTTTTTTTTGAGGGTTTTAGTACCACGCGGGTGCGTGCTTTTTCCTGGCGCGCAGGAGTAGGAAGCTTATCTGTGGCAGCATCGGGTTTATTAAG
Above is a window of Pontibacter akesuensis DNA encoding:
- a CDS encoding potassium channel family protein gives rise to the protein MGEEDLQKKEVKEQLEKERYELLGRLQDSLELPMVVLGFVWLVLLVVELLWGLGSVLQLISNIIWVLFILDFIVKFILAPQKLLFLRHNILTTISLAVPALRLFRITRAFRLISTVRATRGLRLVKVVGSINRGMRSLGKAMKRRAFGYVLALTLVVIVAGAAGMYTLEQEHGLKTYGEALWWTVMLLTSIGSDYFPVTPEGRVLCLLLAIYGFAVFGYFTATIATFFIDSDAGSEESEVVGATQVKALQQEVLLLRQELQAFLQQQQNAAPPAPPTKPPEV
- a CDS encoding HD domain-containing protein; translation: MITQDEAKAILQSMTKGESLLRHARTVELVMRAYAEKLGQDVEQWGITGLLHDADYEAYPDQHPNVIVKMMRERGEEDIAHAISAHYTKWGVPYNNLLDRALLACDELTGFIVACAQVRPARLEGLEVKSVVKKLGQKSFAASVDRDEVRIGAEKFEVDMKEHIGFIIGVLQQHQEELQLQPQITPA
- a CDS encoding sterol desaturase family protein — protein: MEKELFAFDDLKMLDDLTIMPYFIPVIVLSVVGEWAYGVYRKRNTYHNKEFAAALTIGAVNTLLGAALKVWIFASAMLLYNMVPWAIPRGWLSFVVCFVAMDFCRYWAHRVAHEQRFWWATHVTHHSSERMNFSVSFRTGWTQHIKFIFFLPVPLLGIDPFTVFICHQLIVLYQFFVHTELVRRMPWFIEYVFVTPSHHRVHHGSNPGYIDKNYGSTFIIWDRMYGTFAPEREQVTYGITKPITSFNPLYLVFHEWVDIWHDMKHAKSAKEIVQLLFKPPGAVVTEHQRQSLQQEPRQRNEAVELENGQQQPTFSESSAVKAL
- a CDS encoding nucleoid-associated protein yields the protein MKDRSQVRLKRLAVHRVGNKSKDEGVIASKELVDLRDEQLYDLLVNYFLSPFKQEEFFRFTHTSDLALNEMFAYAALIFNEPQKFQEYSVHILNHLYEQSDHPKVKSGELYVVHFDNCVMEDDVVEAIGIFKSENRDTFLTIQDEEDDLRVNYHFGVNLKGVDKGCMIYNTEAEDGFRVKMVDVNGYDAAFWREDFLNVTELKDTNYNTKTVMNLCKDFSEEVFARTDSKKAQVEFISRSVDYFSKSETFDLEEFTSSVIDEPETKERFMHYSTTFAEERDIEGFTDFAINKNTVRNMKRKFRNFIKLDTQIEIKFSGYNPEQSEQFVERGFDKERNMHFYKVYFNNES
- a CDS encoding porin family protein, producing MKKIFLLIAVVIGFAAASANAQQRTVRYGNQNTTYNAPTSKIGFGIRAGVNLSDWDGETMQSVQDLVDMTNGTVTQQMRTGFHAGGYLSIPVAPGFEIEPGLQYSQKGTVLTGKIPVEQVEFLNTNVTLTNKAEYLDLPILAKVYVGEGFHIYAGPQVSYLLSNKIKAEAGALGFKALNQEWDMKSGFREVDLAVTGGLGYKFASGFNVSAGYDYGVNSIDKNGSFDTYNRVIKASVGFTF
- a CDS encoding response regulator transcription factor, which codes for MAELKVKILLAEDDPNFGIVLRDYLELHDYDVTLCNDGCKGNAAFRKGTFDLCILDVMMPEKDGFTLAREIKKLNPNVPLIFLTAKTLKEDMLEGFKIGADDYITKPFDSEVLLCKIHAILNRSANNANSKPATSEFRIGQYLFRPKLRILARQGHEQKLSPKEAELLHMLCLHLNDVLPREEALHQIWHEDSYFTARSMDVYIAKLRKYLKEDAAVEIINIHGQGYRLCVHNTAPY
- a CDS encoding sensor histidine kinase is translated as MSKQTIIGVLVLMSVSLLGVVGLQLYWINDAIKVKQEQFDRSVNEALTKVIDRLETQEAVSVVAHNMAALNKPDAATDKLPTPARQEKARTRVVLKPSKKSPAATATTAASNPAPVEIYQLEPVAAAGKAKEKEAKVKGAAGKEQPRYTVASAASIGSAPRAGIKGMVGTADSIPGKSRLYRWQVDSATTVTIGKAYDSLPPSNFRMTITPPDTTHVAFLREGRVYLKQKSASEDPQYKRKDIVQFKQIPDAATTVYRLQNQPVAVSVDTLRHLALKLNEMKALQELPVSFQPGDISSITVRNDSIFILQKDKATQHFFKRTTTPQATGSSPSWRETFSTAAGKPIHNAVSLPAPTSVKPAKQVAAAHAPASTIRPANIEKIEVKKDKLNDVVQQMVVEYVAKDTPLQERLNLHNLQALLKAELQQQGIALDFGYWVVSGGSDTVAMHQVNAVQDLSLPKYEASLFPNDIFEKSDYLGLYFPNSKAYALKGLWGMLALSVLFTGVIIATFGTTIHIIYKQKKLSEMKNDFINNMTHEFKTPIATISLATDAIANPKVFEQPEKIKYYTGIIREENKRMNAQVENVLQIAQLEKNEFRMNLQPVDVHALARKAVESIQLQVAQRLGQITMQLDALQHELRLDEVHLYNVICNLLDNANKYSPASPDICLVTRNVPEGLLIAVEDKGIGMSKDTQQRVFEKFYRVPTGNLHNVKGFGLGLSYVKAIVQAHHGEIKLRSELGKGSRFEIFLPFA